A genome region from Tolypothrix sp. PCC 7712 includes the following:
- a CDS encoding PIN domain-containing protein — protein MEKVLLDTDILSESLKRRDQRVVSRAISYLAVFGRYTICTITVLEIVKGWHRLQREDRIQQFFAQIAVAEVLTLQLRDAELAGRIYADLERIGQPIGLADSMIAAIAIQQNLILVTGNLAHYQRIQALGYSLKLDNWRI, from the coding sequence TTGGAAAAGGTATTACTTGACACAGACATTCTTTCCGAGAGTCTCAAGCGTAGAGATCAGCGTGTAGTATCAAGAGCTATTAGTTATTTAGCAGTTTTTGGTCGCTACACTATCTGCACTATCACAGTCTTAGAAATTGTCAAAGGCTGGCATCGGTTGCAAAGAGAAGATAGAATTCAGCAGTTTTTTGCTCAAATTGCCGTAGCAGAGGTGTTAACACTGCAACTGAGGGATGCTGAATTAGCTGGGCGTATTTATGCAGATTTGGAACGCATAGGACAACCGATAGGACTTGCTGATAGCATGATTGCAGCTATTGCGATACAGCAAAATTTGATATTAGTCACTGGTAATTTAGCGCACTATCAGCGCATTCAAGCACTGGGTTACAGTCTGAAGCTAGATAATTGGCGAATCTGA
- a CDS encoding glycoside hydrolase family 10 protein produces MASRLLKKSLLWRVCVANASIKPMKSILKSMFAVQSWRQRRAATFAQRLRKYLYLIVALISCLTVFVVDNFTPAIAQVSQLPREEIRGVWMTNNDMDILKERPKVLEAVSQLRRLNFNTIYPVIWNSGYVMYPSAVAKRTGIQPFVLRGSDGHDILADLINQAHRQGLLVIPWFEFGFMAPPTSELVMEHPNWFTRKRDGSQTSISAAGEVMWLNPFHPEVQQFITSLVLENVTQYDVDGIQFDDHMSLPHEFGYDPYTVALYTQETKKSPPRNAEDQDWVRWRADKITSFMVKLNQAVKAQKPRSIFSVSPNYYDFAYKFQLQDWLNWIKLNIVDELIVQIYRPNLQSFVTNISRAEIQQAQKVIPTGVGVMAGLRNNPVPIQQIKAQVRAAQERGLGVAFFYYESLWEYAPETAAERKAGFQALFRAPALRARIE; encoded by the coding sequence ATGGCGAGTAGATTACTAAAAAAAAGCCTGCTATGGCGCGTATGTGTAGCTAACGCATCAATAAAACCGATGAAATCAATTTTGAAATCAATGTTTGCTGTTCAAAGTTGGCGACAAAGACGCGCGGCGACTTTTGCCCAAAGATTACGCAAGTATCTTTACTTGATAGTTGCCTTAATATCTTGCCTGACGGTATTCGTTGTCGATAATTTTACCCCTGCGATCGCTCAGGTTTCGCAGTTACCCCGTGAGGAAATTCGCGGAGTGTGGATGACGAACAACGATATGGACATCCTCAAGGAACGCCCCAAGGTGCTGGAAGCTGTGAGCCAACTGCGGCGGCTCAACTTTAACACTATCTATCCTGTCATCTGGAATTCTGGCTATGTCATGTATCCCAGCGCTGTAGCCAAGCGTACAGGTATCCAACCCTTTGTTTTACGAGGCTCAGATGGACATGATATCTTAGCAGACTTAATTAACCAAGCCCATCGTCAAGGCCTGTTGGTAATTCCCTGGTTTGAGTTTGGGTTTATGGCTCCACCAACATCAGAATTAGTTATGGAGCATCCCAATTGGTTCACACGCAAGCGAGACGGAAGTCAAACTTCCATTAGTGCGGCTGGTGAAGTGATGTGGCTCAATCCCTTCCATCCAGAAGTACAACAATTTATTACTAGCCTAGTGCTGGAAAACGTCACCCAATATGATGTTGATGGCATTCAGTTTGACGATCACATGAGTTTGCCCCACGAATTTGGCTATGATCCATATACAGTGGCGTTGTACACTCAAGAAACTAAGAAAAGCCCTCCTCGTAATGCTGAAGATCAAGATTGGGTACGTTGGCGCGCAGATAAAATTACAAGCTTCATGGTGAAACTTAACCAAGCTGTCAAAGCGCAAAAGCCCCGCTCGATTTTCTCTGTATCGCCGAATTACTACGACTTTGCATATAAATTTCAACTCCAAGACTGGCTCAATTGGATTAAGTTGAATATTGTCGATGAGCTAATTGTGCAAATTTATCGCCCCAATCTTCAAAGCTTTGTTACTAATATTTCCCGCGCTGAAATCCAACAAGCACAAAAAGTAATTCCTACTGGTGTGGGGGTTATGGCAGGATTACGAAATAACCCAGTTCCCATACAGCAAATTAAGGCTCAAGTCCGAGCAGCTCAAGAACGTGGCTTAGGTGTCGCCTTCTTTTATTATGAGAGCCTTTGGGAATATGCCCCAGAAACAGCCGCAGAAAGAAAGGCAGGATTCCAAGCCCTCTTCCGCGCTCCGGCTTTGCGTGCCAGGATTGAGTAG
- a CDS encoding cupin domain-containing protein: MHATRCVIPLIKSPKDYQVYRISPNDSNRLAIIFDTANANTSLTCCVEIFDVGGHTPPNRHQWAVEMFFVLKGEGVAICDGKKVAIKTGDSLLVPPTGTHLIKNTGNSRLYTLTIMVPNEDFSELIRSGTRIELDAEDMAVLGRVDALMPC, from the coding sequence ATGCACGCTACTCGTTGTGTAATTCCTCTCATTAAATCTCCCAAAGATTACCAAGTTTACCGCATTAGTCCCAATGATTCTAATCGGTTAGCAATTATTTTTGATACAGCCAATGCCAATACTTCCTTAACTTGTTGTGTTGAAATTTTTGATGTCGGTGGACATACACCTCCAAATCGTCATCAATGGGCAGTAGAAATGTTTTTTGTTCTTAAAGGAGAAGGGGTAGCTATTTGCGATGGGAAGAAAGTCGCAATTAAAACTGGTGATAGTTTATTAGTACCGCCAACAGGCACTCATTTAATTAAAAATACAGGTAATTCTCGCTTGTATACGTTAACAATTATGGTGCCAAATGAAGACTTTTCCGAATTAATTCGTAGCGGCACACGCATAGAATTAGACGCAGAAGATATGGCAGTTTTGGGAAGAGTGGATGCGTTGATGCCGTGTTAA
- a CDS encoding cysteine hydrolase family protein encodes MNQPFHSLGVAPNAWTVNHAIADITRPQKTPQPAILSTETKTLRLDLAKAAIIIIDMQNDFCHPDGWLAHIGVDVTPARQPIAPLQNLLPQLRVAGVPVIWLNWGNRPDLLNISAGLHHVYNPTGEGVGLGHPLPTNGAKVLMAGSWAAAVVEELQQLPEDILVDKYRMSGFWDTPLDSILRNLGKTTLFFAGVNADQCVMTTLCDANFLGYDCILVKDCTATTSPDYCWLATLYNVKQCFGFVTDSPAILTALENSAE; translated from the coding sequence ATGAATCAGCCTTTTCACTCCCTGGGAGTTGCACCAAACGCTTGGACAGTCAACCATGCGATCGCAGATATTACACGCCCGCAAAAGACCCCACAACCCGCTATCTTATCAACAGAAACTAAAACTCTGCGCCTGGATTTAGCAAAAGCTGCCATCATCATCATTGATATGCAAAATGACTTTTGCCACCCCGATGGTTGGTTAGCGCATATTGGTGTAGATGTTACCCCAGCCCGCCAGCCAATTGCACCTTTACAAAATTTACTTCCCCAACTGCGCGTTGCAGGTGTCCCAGTGATTTGGCTGAATTGGGGAAATCGCCCCGATCTACTAAATATTAGTGCTGGTTTACATCACGTCTACAATCCCACAGGCGAAGGTGTAGGCTTAGGTCATCCCTTACCTACCAACGGTGCTAAAGTCCTCATGGCTGGGAGTTGGGCAGCCGCAGTAGTAGAAGAACTGCAACAGTTACCAGAAGATATTCTTGTGGATAAATACCGCATGAGTGGATTTTGGGACACACCCTTAGATAGTATCTTGCGGAACCTAGGAAAGACTACATTATTCTTCGCTGGTGTCAATGCCGATCAATGTGTCATGACTACCCTATGTGATGCGAATTTTCTAGGATATGACTGCATTTTAGTCAAAGATTGTACAGCCACAACATCCCCCGATTATTGTTGGCTAGCAACTCTATATAACGTCAAACAATGCTTTGGTTTTGTCACAGATTCCCCAGCAATTTTAACAGCCCTGGAAAACAGTGCTGAGTAA
- a CDS encoding amidohydrolase → MKFTIQNVLTVTDDAYATVDVQIVDGKIAAIGSNLDVIGTVIDGTHQMLLPGFINAHTHSSEMWQRGAIRPLPLELWLAELYEFSQLNLEKVYLSALGTAVETLLSGGTSVVDHLVLIPGQEFETIAAAIRAYTEVGIRAFIAPLIQDESLTAGIPSGETQQNHEPYFRSTAGTLEIIAAVVQQFHRPDEGVSILVAPTGIQLCSDALFTGCIELSDRYNLSRHSHLLETRAQEKLAQEKYGCSAVEHLKRIGYLSDRTSLAHCVWLSEADIDILAETQSTVVHNPLSNLRLGSGIAPILKYQQAGVNVTFGCDGASSNDSQDLLEAIKIGSILHNVTDLDYQQWITPRQAVEMASLGGAKGVNFADKIGSLEVGKQADLVLYDLTNLSLLPRTDPIGLLVLGRPSNVVHSVWVNGKQIVADGRVTTINVDDLRQQIFHQSQWDTQRQSQTVAQLAAHYRSVMGLKQ, encoded by the coding sequence ATGAAGTTTACTATCCAGAATGTTTTGACTGTCACAGATGATGCTTATGCAACTGTTGATGTCCAAATTGTGGACGGTAAAATAGCTGCTATTGGTTCTAATTTAGATGTTATTGGTACGGTAATTGATGGCACACATCAAATGTTGCTGCCTGGGTTTATTAACGCCCATACCCATTCTTCGGAAATGTGGCAACGTGGGGCGATTCGTCCCTTACCTTTAGAATTATGGCTGGCGGAACTGTATGAATTTTCGCAACTAAATTTAGAAAAGGTTTATCTCAGCGCTTTGGGAACGGCGGTAGAAACTTTACTTTCTGGTGGTACGAGTGTAGTAGATCATTTAGTATTAATTCCTGGGCAAGAATTTGAAACGATCGCAGCGGCGATTCGCGCTTACACAGAAGTGGGAATTCGGGCTTTTATCGCCCCGTTAATTCAAGATGAATCTTTGACAGCCGGGATACCATCGGGAGAAACCCAACAAAACCATGAACCTTATTTTCGCTCTACTGCTGGGACTTTAGAAATTATCGCAGCAGTTGTACAGCAGTTTCATCGCCCAGATGAAGGGGTGAGTATTTTAGTTGCACCTACAGGGATTCAATTGTGTAGTGATGCTTTATTCACCGGATGCATTGAATTAAGCGATCGCTATAATCTGAGTCGTCACTCGCATTTGCTGGAAACCAGGGCGCAGGAAAAACTCGCCCAAGAGAAATATGGCTGTTCGGCTGTAGAACATTTGAAGCGGATTGGCTATTTAAGCGATCGCACTTCTTTGGCGCATTGTGTCTGGCTAAGTGAAGCTGATATTGATATCCTCGCAGAAACGCAATCTACAGTTGTTCACAATCCCCTCAGCAACTTGCGTTTAGGTAGCGGTATTGCCCCTATTTTGAAATATCAACAAGCAGGAGTTAATGTTACTTTTGGGTGTGATGGTGCCTCTAGTAATGATTCTCAAGATTTACTAGAAGCTATTAAAATTGGCTCTATTTTGCATAACGTTACAGACTTAGATTATCAACAATGGATTACACCCCGGCAAGCTGTCGAAATGGCATCTTTAGGCGGAGCTAAAGGAGTAAATTTTGCCGATAAAATTGGCTCTTTAGAGGTGGGTAAACAAGCCGATTTAGTACTTTATGATCTTACCAATTTATCACTTTTACCTCGTACAGATCCTATAGGTTTATTAGTGTTAGGCAGACCCAGCAATGTAGTCCATAGTGTCTGGGTAAATGGTAAACAAATTGTTGCTGATGGCAGAGTTACCACTATAAATGTTGATGATTTACGACAACAAATCTTCCATCAAAGCCAGTGGGATACTCAGCGTCAGTCGCAAACTGTAGCCCAACTTGCAGCACATTATCGTTCAGTTATGGGTTTGAAGCAATAA
- the grxD gene encoding Grx4 family monothiol glutaredoxin: MSPETQEKIDNLIKENKIFVFMKGNKLMPQCGFSNNVVQILNTLGVPFETYDVLSDAEIRQGIKEYSNWPTIPQVFIDGEFIGGSDILIELYQKGELQQLVEVALAS, translated from the coding sequence ATGTCACCAGAAACTCAAGAGAAAATTGATAACCTGATTAAAGAAAACAAAATTTTTGTTTTCATGAAGGGAAATAAGTTAATGCCCCAATGTGGTTTTTCTAACAACGTTGTGCAGATTCTTAATACTTTGGGTGTACCTTTCGAGACTTATGACGTGCTTTCAGATGCCGAAATTCGTCAAGGAATTAAAGAATATTCTAACTGGCCAACCATTCCCCAAGTTTTTATTGATGGTGAATTTATTGGCGGTTCAGATATTTTAATTGAACTGTACCAAAAAGGTGAATTACAGCAATTAGTGGAAGTTGCATTAGCTTCCTAA
- a CDS encoding BolA family protein, which translates to MISPQQVEEMIKAELPDAQIQVQDLTGGGDHYQVTVVSSQFAGKRLVQQHQLVYGALRQAMSTEAIHALALKTYTPEAWQTTAAS; encoded by the coding sequence ATGATTAGTCCGCAGCAGGTTGAGGAAATGATCAAAGCGGAACTGCCAGATGCTCAGATTCAAGTGCAAGATTTGACTGGTGGTGGTGACCATTATCAGGTAACAGTAGTTTCATCGCAGTTTGCAGGTAAGAGACTGGTACAACAACACCAGTTAGTTTACGGTGCTTTGCGGCAAGCTATGTCAACTGAAGCAATTCACGCCCTAGCATTAAAAACTTATACTCCTGAAGCTTGGCAGACAACAGCCGCTTCTTAG
- a CDS encoding S8 family serine peptidase, with protein sequence MNDPNNLTNSGNTGVPASNLGMVLQRGGEELILEKVLDRFSVRLSTNIPREQLSQFSWGTWHRSIPQARLEVFTVAPNQLDTAMSQARADQNVAFASHIYKLKDNPGTFVYLNDQITIQFADGVDAAKINALATAFNLVQDKPVLGLPNTFVFLVSKQAQENPIKIANQLQGIKEVLVAEPNILVRQETHYKPRDPLYPKQWYLNHNGSNQLAAGSHISVESAWDITRGVRSVVVAVVDDSFDLNHPDFQGSGKIVAPRDLKENDFLPLPDVEETSHGTACAGLAVAEENGKGIVGVAPGCALMPIRTTGFLDDESIEDIFNWAIEKGASVISCSWGASAVYFPLSLRQSAAITRAATKGRNGKGCVILFAAGNANRPISGTVFERNWPKNLLSGDTDWLSGFAVHADVLAISAANSLAKKSAYSNWGENIAVCAPSNNAPPGMWFQDQGFMETQPAIATTLSGLGMLTTDQLGAAGYDAGDFTSNFGGTSAATPVVAGVAALILSANPDLTAKQVRRILQESADKIVDSNPDPQLGFKEGTYDSNGHSQWFGYGKVNAAKAVQAAQQMRAGTSTATKQVKGRNDSKLGIPDNNKQGIKSAIAISEANLVQDIQISVNITHDFLGDLEIYVIAPNKEPVLLQNRTLGRRTNLQATYTVRSHPALKQLLSISAKGNWQLQIIDYVPQDIGQLNSWELILSV encoded by the coding sequence ATGAATGATCCCAACAATTTAACAAATTCTGGCAACACAGGTGTACCAGCCAGCAATCTGGGTATGGTATTACAACGCGGTGGTGAAGAATTAATTTTAGAAAAGGTTTTGGATCGTTTCAGTGTCCGTCTTTCTACCAATATTCCTCGTGAACAATTATCTCAATTTAGTTGGGGAACTTGGCACCGGAGTATTCCTCAAGCCAGGCTAGAAGTTTTTACGGTAGCACCTAACCAGTTAGATACGGCAATGTCTCAAGCACGTGCTGACCAAAATGTGGCTTTTGCCAGCCATATTTACAAACTCAAAGATAATCCTGGGACTTTTGTTTATCTCAATGACCAAATTACAATTCAATTTGCCGATGGAGTTGATGCAGCTAAAATCAATGCTCTCGCTACTGCCTTTAACTTAGTGCAAGATAAACCAGTCCTGGGTTTACCTAACACTTTTGTCTTTCTTGTCAGCAAACAAGCCCAAGAAAATCCCATTAAAATTGCTAATCAATTGCAAGGAATCAAAGAAGTATTAGTAGCTGAACCAAATATTTTAGTACGCCAAGAAACTCATTACAAACCCCGCGATCCGCTTTATCCCAAGCAATGGTATCTCAACCACAATGGCAGCAACCAATTAGCCGCGGGTTCTCATATTTCTGTGGAATCGGCTTGGGATATTACTCGCGGTGTGCGTTCTGTAGTGGTGGCGGTGGTTGATGATTCTTTTGACTTGAACCATCCCGATTTCCAAGGTAGCGGTAAAATTGTTGCCCCCAGAGACTTGAAAGAAAATGACTTTTTACCTTTACCAGATGTAGAGGAAACTAGCCACGGTACAGCTTGTGCAGGTTTGGCTGTAGCTGAAGAGAATGGTAAAGGCATTGTCGGAGTTGCCCCCGGTTGTGCTTTAATGCCCATTCGCACCACTGGTTTTTTAGATGATGAATCGATTGAAGATATTTTCAATTGGGCAATTGAAAAGGGCGCTAGTGTGATTTCTTGCAGTTGGGGAGCATCGGCTGTTTATTTCCCCTTATCTTTGCGCCAAAGTGCAGCTATTACCCGTGCCGCTACCAAAGGACGCAATGGTAAAGGTTGCGTGATTTTGTTTGCAGCTGGTAACGCCAACCGCCCGATTAGCGGTACTGTGTTTGAGCGCAATTGGCCAAAAAATTTACTGTCAGGTGATACAGATTGGCTCAGTGGTTTTGCGGTACATGCCGATGTGCTAGCTATCTCAGCAGCTAACAGTTTGGCTAAGAAATCTGCCTATAGCAATTGGGGTGAAAACATTGCCGTATGTGCCCCAAGTAACAACGCTCCTCCTGGGATGTGGTTTCAGGATCAAGGGTTTATGGAAACACAACCTGCGATCGCCACTACACTATCAGGATTAGGAATGCTAACTACCGATCAATTAGGTGCGGCTGGTTATGATGCTGGGGATTTTACCAGCAACTTTGGTGGTACTTCTGCCGCAACTCCTGTGGTTGCAGGTGTAGCAGCCCTAATTCTCTCCGCAAATCCCGATTTAACTGCTAAACAAGTTAGGCGGATCTTGCAAGAAAGTGCTGATAAAATTGTGGACAGCAACCCCGATCCGCAATTGGGTTTCAAGGAAGGAACCTATGATAGTAACGGTCATTCCCAATGGTTCGGCTATGGTAAAGTCAACGCCGCTAAAGCAGTACAAGCTGCACAGCAAATGCGTGCAGGTACATCAACTGCTACTAAGCAAGTCAAGGGCAGAAATGATAGTAAATTAGGAATTCCAGATAACAATAAACAGGGAATCAAAAGTGCGATCGCCATCTCTGAGGCGAACCTGGTTCAAGATATTCAAATATCAGTTAATATTACCCACGATTTCTTAGGAGATTTAGAAATCTATGTAATTGCTCCCAATAAGGAGCCAGTCTTATTACAAAACCGCACCCTAGGTCGCCGTACCAACTTACAAGCAACTTATACAGTGCGATCGCATCCAGCCCTCAAACAGCTACTATCAATATCAGCTAAAGGTAACTGGCAATTGCAAATTATTGATTATGTACCCCAAGATATCGGTCAGCTTAATAGTTGGGAATTAATTTTAAGTGTTTAG
- a CDS encoding IS5 family transposase, protein MYRKAQKQETAAEDFELPFGGKLASDNRWVIMAEMIPWSEFEAEYAAIFSAEMGAPAKTFRMALGALIIKEKLGISDRETVEQIRENPYLQYFIGMSCYSNNAPFDASMLVHFRERIDIKLVNKLNREIVKQVLESKEEVEVKSKKSETEDLKNEPTNRGKLILDASCAPADISYPTDLGLLNQARKHTETIIDILYNSLLLKSIKKPRTYRNIARKNYLLVAKKRKPTIKERRKAIKRQLQYIKRNLVHIQQLMELGASLFNLSNRQYKKLLVVAEIYRQQLWLYENKKISIEDRIVSLNQPHIRPIVRGKAGKKVEFGAKLSASCYDGYVFLDHISWDNFNESGDLKSQVEAYKNYTGYYPQSVHVDKIYRTRDNRSWCQERGIRISGPPLGRPPKNVSPEKKKQAREDELIRNSIEGKFGQGKRRFSLGRVMAKLPHTSVTAIAITFLVMNLSTLVSRLFWEFLCQFFNITSFFTSFISKSDVPFDCRQQKLIFALP, encoded by the coding sequence ATGTATCGAAAAGCGCAAAAGCAAGAAACAGCAGCAGAAGACTTTGAACTACCCTTTGGGGGAAAACTAGCCTCAGATAACCGTTGGGTAATCATGGCGGAGATGATACCTTGGTCAGAATTTGAAGCAGAGTACGCAGCAATATTTTCAGCAGAAATGGGCGCGCCAGCCAAAACATTTAGGATGGCATTAGGGGCATTAATAATTAAAGAAAAACTAGGCATAAGTGATAGGGAGACAGTAGAGCAAATTAGGGAGAATCCCTATCTGCAATACTTTATAGGAATGTCTTGCTATAGCAATAATGCCCCATTTGATGCGTCAATGTTAGTTCACTTTAGAGAAAGAATAGATATAAAATTAGTTAACAAACTGAATCGAGAAATAGTCAAGCAAGTGTTAGAAAGTAAAGAGGAGGTAGAAGTAAAATCAAAAAAGTCAGAAACCGAGGATTTAAAAAATGAGCCGACCAATCGGGGAAAATTAATATTAGATGCGAGTTGTGCGCCAGCGGATATCAGTTATCCCACAGACTTAGGATTATTAAATCAAGCCAGAAAGCATACAGAAACAATTATAGATATTTTATATAACTCCCTCTTGTTAAAGAGTATCAAAAAACCGAGAACCTATAGAAATATAGCTAGAAAGAATTACTTATTGGTAGCCAAAAAAAGAAAACCGACCATTAAAGAAAGAAGGAAAGCCATTAAACGGCAACTACAATATATCAAAAGAAATTTAGTTCACATTCAGCAGCTAATGGAGTTAGGTGCGTCACTCTTCAACCTGAGTAATAGGCAATATAAGAAATTACTGGTAGTAGCAGAAATTTATCGTCAACAACTTTGGTTATATGAAAATAAAAAAATTAGTATAGAAGACCGTATTGTCAGTTTAAATCAACCACACATTCGTCCGATAGTCCGTGGTAAAGCTGGAAAAAAAGTAGAGTTTGGGGCAAAGCTTTCAGCTAGTTGCTATGATGGCTATGTATTTTTAGACCATATTAGTTGGGATAATTTTAACGAATCAGGCGACTTAAAATCACAAGTAGAAGCCTACAAAAACTACACCGGGTATTATCCTCAATCAGTTCATGTTGATAAAATTTATCGCACTAGAGACAACCGCTCTTGGTGTCAAGAAAGAGGAATTAGAATTAGTGGGCCACCTTTAGGGAGACCACCTAAAAATGTCAGTCCTGAAAAAAAGAAACAAGCACGAGAAGATGAGCTAATTCGTAACTCTATTGAGGGTAAATTCGGACAAGGTAAACGAAGATTTAGCTTGGGTAGAGTCATGGCTAAACTTCCTCATACCTCTGTCACTGCTATTGCTATTACTTTTTTAGTCATGAATCTTTCTACCCTTGTTTCACGGCTTTTTTGGGAATTTTTATGCCAATTTTTCAACATTACATCTTTTTTCACTTCTTTTATTAGCAAAAGTGATGTTCCGTTTGATTGCAGACAACAAAAACTTATATTTGCTCTTCCCTGA
- a CDS encoding lysophospholipid acyltransferase family protein: MEFYSAHPTCQETIATTATNHKVAHTTSGVSSWLAPVAYLLGRHVLLPAFFGHIQITGQENLPTTGPIILAPTHRSRWDALLVPYAAIACRSKKDIRFMVTSSECTGIQGWFVRHLGGFPIDLKRPAISTLRHGIELLEQKKTLVIFPEGGIYRDGEVHPLKSGIARLALSAEASQPDLGIKILPISINYSQPYPNWGTDVMINIAPAIKVADYSNDCVKQNAKRLTADLAKALQQLSHQEAEITNPTFVEMPNS, from the coding sequence ATGGAATTTTACTCTGCTCATCCTACCTGTCAAGAAACAATAGCAACTACCGCCACAAATCACAAGGTGGCTCATACTACCTCAGGGGTTTCTTCTTGGCTAGCGCCTGTTGCGTATCTTTTAGGTCGTCACGTCCTGTTACCAGCGTTCTTTGGTCACATTCAAATTACCGGACAAGAAAATCTCCCCACCACCGGGCCGATAATTCTTGCACCTACCCACCGTTCCCGTTGGGATGCGTTACTCGTACCCTATGCTGCGATCGCTTGTCGGTCAAAAAAAGACATACGCTTTATGGTGACTAGCAGCGAATGTACAGGAATCCAAGGCTGGTTTGTGCGTCACTTGGGCGGTTTCCCTATCGATCTTAAACGTCCAGCAATTAGCACCCTGCGTCATGGTATTGAGCTACTTGAGCAGAAAAAAACTTTAGTTATTTTCCCAGAAGGCGGGATTTATCGGGATGGGGAAGTTCACCCCCTCAAATCCGGAATTGCGCGGTTAGCTTTAAGTGCGGAAGCCAGTCAGCCAGACTTGGGAATTAAAATTCTACCTATTAGTATTAATTACAGCCAGCCTTATCCCAATTGGGGTACAGATGTGATGATTAACATTGCCCCAGCTATCAAAGTTGCCGATTATAGTAACGATTGTGTCAAACAAAATGCTAAACGCTTAACTGCTGATTTAGCTAAAGCTTTGCAACAATTAAGTCACCAAGAAGCAGAAATTACTAATCCGACATTTGTCGAAATGCCTAATTCTTAA
- the tadA gene encoding tRNA adenosine(34) deaminase TadA — protein MSIADPEYLLHRGWMTHALKLAQAAGDAGEVPVGAVIVDAGGNALAEGENRKERDKDPTAHAEIIALRTAAKILQNWHLNECTLYVTLEPCPMCAGAIIHSRLKLLVYGVDDTKTGAIRTVINIPDSAASNHRLKVIGGILESTCRQQLQAWFATRRHRRN, from the coding sequence ATGTCTATTGCAGACCCAGAATATCTTCTTCACAGAGGATGGATGACCCATGCCTTAAAATTGGCACAAGCTGCCGGTGATGCCGGAGAAGTACCTGTAGGGGCTGTAATCGTCGATGCTGGGGGTAATGCGCTGGCGGAGGGTGAAAACAGGAAAGAACGCGACAAAGACCCCACAGCTCACGCAGAAATTATTGCTTTAAGGACTGCTGCAAAAATTTTACAAAATTGGCATCTGAATGAATGTACGCTCTATGTCACCTTAGAACCTTGCCCGATGTGTGCCGGTGCCATTATACACTCTCGCCTGAAATTGTTGGTGTATGGAGTAGACGATACCAAAACTGGTGCCATTCGTACTGTTATCAACATCCCCGATAGTGCTGCTTCAAATCACCGTCTCAAAGTCATTGGAGGCATTTTAGAGTCTACCTGCCGTCAGCAGTTGCAAGCTTGGTTTGCTACCCGACGACATCGAAGAAACTAG